A genomic segment from Thermodesulfobacteriota bacterium encodes:
- a CDS encoding phosphoglycerate kinase: MKSMKTLAVSGKRVLVRVDFNVPLDDKGNVTDDTRIRFVMPTITWLMENNARVILCSHLGRPKGKPDPAFTLAPAAKRLQELLGKPVIMADDCIGDKVTAMINGMKNGDVIMLENLRFHPGEADNDDGFARTLAALCDIYINDAFAVSHRANASVEAIVKHAPVCAAGLLLEKEITAFRTAMESPKRPLVAIVGGAKVSSKLKALYSILNSVDSMIIGGAMANTFLAAKGGKVGKSKIEPDLIEDARKILAQAVEKKIAIYLPVDAMAADSIDQKTPGQIVPIDSIPDQAMVLDIGPATVSLFAGIIAGAGTVIWNGPMGIFETPVFAAGTNGVAEAVAKTGAYTIAGGGDTVAAVEAAGVTDKLSYISTGGGAFLSLMEGEPLPGVAVLEKQCGA; this comes from the coding sequence ATGAAATCAATGAAGACTTTAGCTGTTTCCGGTAAGAGAGTGCTGGTACGAGTGGATTTTAACGTGCCCCTGGACGACAAGGGGAACGTCACCGACGATACCCGCATCCGGTTCGTCATGCCCACCATTACCTGGCTGATGGAAAACAATGCCCGGGTCATTCTCTGCTCCCACCTGGGCCGCCCCAAGGGCAAGCCGGACCCGGCCTTCACCCTGGCGCCCGCGGCCAAGCGCCTGCAGGAACTGCTGGGCAAGCCGGTGATCATGGCCGACGACTGCATCGGCGACAAGGTTACCGCCATGATCAACGGCATGAAAAACGGCGATGTTATCATGTTGGAGAACCTGCGCTTCCATCCCGGCGAAGCCGACAACGACGACGGTTTTGCCAGAACCCTGGCGGCCCTGTGCGATATCTACATCAACGACGCCTTCGCCGTTTCCCACCGGGCCAACGCCTCGGTGGAAGCCATCGTCAAACACGCGCCGGTCTGCGCCGCCGGCCTGCTGCTGGAAAAGGAGATCACTGCCTTCCGGACGGCCATGGAAAGCCCCAAACGGCCGCTGGTGGCCATCGTCGGCGGGGCCAAGGTCTCCTCCAAGCTCAAGGCGCTTTACAGCATCTTGAACTCGGTGGACAGCATGATCATCGGAGGGGCCATGGCCAACACTTTCCTGGCGGCCAAAGGAGGCAAAGTCGGCAAGTCAAAAATAGAGCCGGACCTGATCGAGGACGCCCGCAAAATACTGGCCCAGGCCGTAGAGAAGAAAATCGCCATTTACCTGCCGGTGGACGCCATGGCGGCCGACAGCATCGACCAGAAAACGCCGGGACAAATCGTGCCCATCGACAGCATTCCCGATCAGGCCATGGTACTCGACATCGGGCCGGCCACCGTCAGCCTTTTTGCCGGCATTATCGCCGGGGCCGGCACGGTCATCTGGAACGGTCCCATGGGCATTTTTGAAACCCCGGTCTTTGCCGCCGGCACCAACGGCGTGGCCGAGGCGGTGGCAAAAACCGGCGCCTATACCATCGCCGGCGGCGGTGATACCGTGGCGGCGGTGGAAGCGGCCGGCGTGACCGACAAACTGTCATACATTTCCACCGGCGGCGGCGCTTTTCTGTCCCTGATGGAAGGGGAGCCCCTGCCGGGGGTGGCGGTTCTGGAAAAACAGTGCGGGGCCTGA
- a CDS encoding YlcI/YnfO family protein, protein MSTLSLRIPHSLHEQIRLLAKREGISINQFVASAAAEKMTALLTEEYIEARAKKGSVKKFEKVLKKVPDSEPEHYDRIN, encoded by the coding sequence ATGAGCACTTTAAGTTTACGAATCCCACACTCGCTGCACGAACAGATTAGGCTTCTTGCTAAAAGGGAAGGAATTTCTATCAATCAGTTTGTTGCGTCAGCAGCAGCTGAAAAGATGACCGCCCTATTGACTGAAGAATATATTGAAGCAAGAGCTAAAAAGGGAAGTGTAAAAAAATTTGAGAAAGTACTTAAGAAAGTGCCGGATTCAGAGCCTGAGCATTATGACAGAATAAATTAA
- a CDS encoding putative toxin-antitoxin system toxin component, PIN family yields MKIVLDTNVIFTGLKSRKGASFLLLSLLPSKKFSIAISVPLIIEYESVLTKGQLPASISEKDIGDVIDFLCHIGSKQDIFFLWRPCLPDPSDDLVLEVAVAGDCDAIVTYNKKHFREAKRFGLNVYDPKEFLIEIGVLK; encoded by the coding sequence ATGAAAATTGTTTTAGACACCAATGTAATTTTTACTGGCTTAAAATCTCGAAAAGGGGCCTCTTTTCTCCTGCTATCACTTTTGCCAAGTAAAAAGTTTTCGATCGCAATATCAGTTCCTTTAATTATTGAATATGAATCCGTGCTGACGAAAGGCCAGCTACCGGCATCGATATCCGAAAAAGATATCGGTGATGTTATCGACTTCCTCTGCCATATTGGGAGCAAGCAAGACATTTTTTTCCTTTGGCGGCCATGCCTGCCCGATCCATCAGATGATCTTGTTTTGGAAGTCGCAGTAGCCGGAGATTGCGATGCGATTGTCACTTACAATAAGAAACATTTCAGAGAAGCTAAGCGCTTTGGATTAAACGTTTACGACCCGAAGGAATTTCTTATAGAAATAGGAGTATTAAAATGA
- a CDS encoding type II toxin-antitoxin system RelE/ParE family toxin, which produces MRIVWSPLAVERASEIVDYIAQDKPIAAGKWIHAVFSKVEQLRSNPEIGRIAPEINDRQFRELIYGNYRIVYHLEAKQISILTIRHGKQMLPIDEIKA; this is translated from the coding sequence ATGAGGATAGTATGGTCTCCCCTTGCTGTTGAAAGAGCATCGGAAATAGTTGATTACATTGCTCAAGATAAGCCAATAGCCGCGGGAAAATGGATTCATGCAGTATTTTCAAAAGTTGAACAGCTTCGATCTAATCCAGAAATCGGAAGGATTGCCCCTGAAATCAATGACCGTCAATTCAGGGAGTTAATTTATGGAAATTATCGGATCGTCTATCACCTCGAAGCAAAACAAATATCCATACTTACTATTCGGCACGGGAAACAGATGTTGCCGATAGATGAAATCAAGGCATAA
- a CDS encoding type II toxin-antitoxin system Phd/YefM family antitoxin, producing the protein MQKLKIDQDIRSMSEVRNSMASYIKQIHDTKRPVIITQHGKGVAVLLSANEFETMQEKIELLSDVQTSLNQLAKGEGVSHQKAKDKLLKRVPK; encoded by the coding sequence ATGCAAAAGCTCAAAATCGATCAAGACATCAGGTCAATGTCGGAAGTCAGGAACTCCATGGCTTCTTACATCAAGCAAATCCATGACACCAAGCGTCCGGTTATAATTACGCAGCATGGCAAAGGTGTTGCTGTACTGTTGAGCGCAAATGAATTTGAAACTATGCAAGAAAAAATTGAGCTTCTATCAGACGTCCAAACCTCCCTTAACCAGCTGGCAAAAGGAGAAGGGGTCTCCCACCAAAAAGCAAAAGACAAATTATTGAAGCGAGTCCCTAAATGA
- a CDS encoding type II toxin-antitoxin system VapC family toxin: MNIVDSSGWLAYFADEPNARHFLLPLKDTASLVVPTVTIYEVFKVVLRESEENEALQAVVAMRKGSVVDLTSSLAISASKISLENGIPMVDSIIIATAKEYDATIWTQDSDFKNLNKVKYFPKK; encoded by the coding sequence ATGAATATTGTCGATTCTTCAGGTTGGCTTGCATATTTTGCTGATGAGCCAAACGCTAGACACTTTTTGCTCCCTTTAAAAGACACGGCGTCACTTGTTGTCCCGACGGTCACTATTTATGAGGTCTTTAAGGTAGTCCTTCGAGAATCTGAAGAGAATGAAGCCTTGCAGGCAGTTGTTGCGATGCGAAAAGGTTCTGTCGTGGATTTGACGAGTTCATTAGCTATTTCAGCCTCAAAAATAAGCTTGGAAAATGGCATCCCGATGGTTGATAGCATTATCATTGCAACTGCAAAAGAATATGACGCAACTATATGGACTCAAGATTCAGATTTTAAAAATTTGAACAAAGTAAAATATTTTCCAAAAAAATAA
- a CDS encoding AbrB/MazE/SpoVT family DNA-binding domain-containing protein, translating into MQTVTVSPKFQVVIPKAVRQALQIRPGQKMQVVEYNGRIELIPEKDIKELRGFIKGINTEFEREGDRV; encoded by the coding sequence ATGCAAACTGTAACCGTGTCACCGAAATTTCAAGTTGTTATACCAAAAGCAGTCAGGCAGGCACTGCAGATACGTCCAGGCCAAAAAATGCAAGTTGTAGAATACAATGGCCGAATTGAACTTATCCCGGAAAAAGACATTAAAGAACTGCGTGGTTTTATCAAGGGGATAAATACGGAATTCGAACGAGAGGGAGACAGGGTATGA
- a CDS encoding type II toxin-antitoxin system VapC family toxin, giving the protein MKYLLDTCIISEIIRPKPSAKVTKWIKQEDENNFFISVLTIGELHKGIEKLDESKRKEELHNWVDNDLKERFWTRIIDIDIQTAVTWGKIQGMTERVGKPMPAIDSLIAATGITHHLTVATRNVSDMKASGVALINPWE; this is encoded by the coding sequence ATGAAATATCTATTGGATACCTGTATCATTTCAGAAATCATACGGCCTAAGCCATCCGCAAAAGTCACTAAATGGATCAAACAAGAAGATGAAAACAATTTTTTCATCAGTGTCTTGACAATTGGCGAACTTCACAAAGGAATCGAAAAACTTGACGAATCGAAAAGGAAGGAGGAATTGCATAATTGGGTGGATAATGACCTCAAGGAAAGATTTTGGACAAGAATCATCGACATTGATATACAAACTGCGGTGACATGGGGGAAGATCCAAGGAATGACGGAACGCGTTGGCAAACCAATGCCCGCTATAGATTCTCTCATTGCCGCAACAGGCATTACGCATCATTTAACAGTGGCAACCCGCAATGTTTCAGACATGAAAGCGAGCGGCGTGGCACTTATTAACCCATGGGAATAA
- a CDS encoding type II toxin-antitoxin system Phd/YefM family antitoxin encodes MGNVWQLQEAKNKFSNLVDKARHDGPQVVTKHGKESVVIIAIEDYQKLNKPASDLISFLKQSPLSGINLDLTRDKSDSRDIEL; translated from the coding sequence ATGGGAAATGTTTGGCAACTTCAGGAAGCAAAAAATAAGTTCAGCAATCTGGTAGACAAAGCCCGCCATGATGGCCCACAAGTCGTCACAAAACATGGCAAAGAATCTGTCGTAATTATTGCCATTGAAGACTACCAAAAACTCAACAAGCCAGCGTCTGATCTAATTTCTTTTTTAAAACAATCCCCCCTTTCTGGCATAAACCTTGACCTAACAAGAGACAAAAGCGATTCAAGGGATATTGAATTATGA
- a CDS encoding type II toxin-antitoxin system RelE/ParE family toxin: MAYNIVYKKSVHRDLKKLSRAEAKRILDLIEKELIKQPESNPVLKGQFAGLRKYRVGDYRVIYALLGLDILILRIGNRKDVYKGEI; encoded by the coding sequence TTGGCCTATAACATCGTCTATAAGAAATCGGTCCACCGCGACCTCAAGAAACTATCGAGGGCCGAGGCGAAACGAATCCTTGACCTCATTGAGAAGGAACTGATCAAACAGCCTGAATCCAATCCTGTACTCAAGGGGCAGTTTGCCGGGCTTCGCAAGTACCGCGTTGGTGACTACAGAGTGATCTATGCTCTGTTGGGTCTTGATATCCTAATCCTCAGAATCGGCAATCGTAAGGATGTTTATAAGGGCGAAATCTAA
- a CDS encoding DUF6290 family protein — protein sequence MSTAISVRLPKNLASQLDSIAKETERPRSFIIQKALESYIEDFADLQIALDRLHDKGDEVISAKEMRKSLGL from the coding sequence ATGAGTACAGCTATATCAGTACGGCTTCCCAAGAATCTTGCCAGCCAACTTGATAGCATAGCCAAAGAGACCGAAAGACCCCGTTCTTTCATCATTCAGAAAGCCTTGGAATCCTATATCGAGGATTTCGCGGATCTTCAGATCGCACTGGACAGACTCCACGACAAGGGTGATGAAGTTATTTCAGCCAAAGAGATGAGGAAGTCTCTTGGCCTATAA